The segment GCGCTGGAGACGGCCCGGGCCACCCTCAGCTCGCAGGGCAAGTGGGTGGTCAACCCGGTGTTCAAGCCGGGCGCCGATGGCATCGACAAGTTCAACGCCGCGGCCAGCCAGTGCTACAGCGGCGGCACCACCTGCCCAGCTCAGGGCGGGGGCAAGGGCCGGTTGGCGATCGTGCTGGACGGGCGGGTGGTGTCCGCTCCCTCGATCAACGAGCCCTCGTTCAGCCGCGACCAGATCGAGATCTCGGGGGACTTCAACGAGCGCACCGCCCGGGACCTGGCCACGGTGCTCAAGTACGGCGCGCTACCCGTCGAGCTGGAGCGCCAGCAGGTCCAGATCGTCTCCGCCACCCTCGGCCGAGACGCCCTCACCGCCGGGCTGTGGGCAGGCCTGGTCGGGTTCGCCCTGGTCACCCTCTACATGGTGGCGTCCTATCGGCTGCTCGGCGTGCTGGCGATCGTCAAGCTCAGCCTGGAGGCCGCGTTGCTGTGGTCGATCATCTCCTACCTCGGGGAGAACAACGGGTTGGCGCTGACCTTGGCCGGCGTCACCGGCCTGATCGTCTCCATCGGCATCTCGGTCGACTCGAACGTCGTCTACTACGAGCACATGAAGGAAGACGTCCGCCACGGGCGCACCGTGCGCTCGGCGACCGACAAGTCTTTCGTCTCCGCGTGGAGCACGATCGTCAAGGCCGACGTCTCCTCGCTGATCGCCGCAGGGCTGCTCTGGTGGCTCACCGTGGGGCCGGTACGGGGCTTCGCCTTCTACCTGGGACTCTCCACCCTGCTCGACCTGATCGCGTCCTACTTCTACATGCGCCCCGCGGTCGGCTACGTCACCCGTAGCGGCGTGGCTGCCCGCAAGCCACGCTGGTTCGGTCTCCCGGCGCCGGAGGCCGAGCCGGGCGCGACCCCCGCCGTGCCACCGCGGGAGAAGGCGACGGTGGGGACATGAGCGGCGCCGGAGGTGGCCTCGCTCGCCTCATGCGGGGGGAGACCCAGATCGACTTCCGGCGGTGGTGGGCTCGCGGCCTGGTGTTCTCCGCGGTTCTGCTGGTGGCCAGCCTCGGCTCCCTGCTCACCCGTGGGCTGAACCTGGGCATCGACTTCAAGGGTGGGGTGTCGTTCGAGCTGCCCGCCCCCGGGGTGTCGGTGGCCGCGGCCAGGGACGCGCTGGACGGCGTCGGGCAGGCAGGGGCCAAGATCCAGGTCGTCGGGGACGGAACGCTGCGGGTGCAGGGGCCGACGGAGTCGCCGGAGAAGTCCGCCGAGACCCGGCAGGTCCTCGCGGACCTCGCCGGGGTGAACCCGAGCGAGGTGAACGTCAGCGAGGTCGGCCCCTCGTGGGGGGACGAGATCACCCGGTCCGCGATGCGGGCGCTGGTGATCTTCCTGGTCGCGATCCTCGTCTACCTGTCGCTGCGGTTGGAGTGGCCGATGGCGCTGGGAGCGCTGGCCGCGGTGACCCACGACGTGCTGGTGAGCGTCGGGGTGTATTCGATCTTCCAGTTCGAGCTCACCCCGGCAACGGTGATCGCTTTCCTGACCATCCTCGGCTACTCGATCTACGACACCATCGTCGTTTTCGACAAGGTGAAGGAGAACGAGGGTCGCGTCGGCCTGTCGGGGCGGATGACCTACACGGAGATGGTCAGCCTCTCCATGAACCAGGTCATGCCTCGTTCGCTGAACACGACCATCACCTCGATCATGCCGGTGATCTCGATCCTGGTGGTGGGTGCCTGGTGGCTAGGCGCGGTGACCCTGCAGGAGTTCGGTCTGGCGCTGTTCGTGGGGCTGCTGGCCGGTGCTTACTCGTCGATCTTCGTCGCCGCGCCCACACTGGTGGCCATCAAGGAGCGCCAGCAGCGGTACCGCTCGATCCGCGAGCGGGTGCTCGCCAGCCGGGCGTCCTCCCGGAGCCCCGTCGAGGGGGAGCCGCCAGCCGCGCCGGAGGCGGCGTCCACCGCGACCCGCGCACCGTCTTCGCCCGGCCGTCCTGCCGGGGCCAGCGCGGTCACCTACAGCGGTGCGATCCCACCCCGGCCTCGCAAGAAGGGCAAGCGTCGCTGAGCAGCGGCGGCCTGGTCGACCGCGTCGGTGCGACCCTGGCCGGAGACCGGCGGAGCGGGTCTGCGGTGCCGGGGGCTTCGGGCCCTACCATGGTGTTGGTAGCGCTGGTACGCAGGAGGAGGTAGCGCGCGAGTGGCCACCGTCGATCGGGTGCTCCCGTGGCGCCGCCACAGCGCGCCCCCGTCGGAGGAGGTCGCCCCGCTCGTCGCCGCCTACCGCGAGCACCACCCCCGGGCCTCCACCGCGACCATCGCCCGGGCCTACGAGGCGGCCGCGGCAGCGCACCGTGGCCAGACCCGCAAGTCGGGCGAGCCGTACGTCACCCACCCGGTGGCGGTGGCCAAGATCGTCGCCGAGTTGGGCCTCGACGACGTGACGATCGCCGCTGCGCTGCTCCACGACGCGGTCGAGGACACGGGCATGACCCTCGCCGCGATCGAGTCCGACTTCGGCGAGGAAGTGGCCGCCATCGTCGACGGGGTCACCAAGCTGGACCGCATCAAGTTCGACTCGAAGGAGGCCCAGCAGGCCGCCACGATGCGCAAGATGCTCGTGGCGATGGCCAAGGACCTCCGGGTCCTGATCATCAAGCTCGCCGACCGCCTGCACAACATGCGCACCATCGCGGCCATGCCGGCGTGGAAGCAGGAACGCACCGCACAGGAGACGCTCGACATCTACGCCCCGCTCGCGCACCGGCTCGGGATGCAGGACATGAAGCAGCAGCTCGAGGACCTGGCCTTCGCCGCCCTGCACCCGAAGCGCTATGCCGAGATCGACCACATGGTCGCCACTCGCACCCCTGAGCGGGAGATCTACCTGTTCCAGGTCGTGGACGAGGTGCGGGAGCGGTTGAAGGAGCTGCGCATCACCGCCGAGGTGACCGGCAGGCCGAAGCACTACTGGTCGATCTACGAGAAGATGGTTGTGAAGGGCAAGGAGTTCGACGACATCTTCGACCTGGTCGGCATACGGGTGCTGGTCGACACGGTGAAGGACTGTTACGCCGCGCTGGGTTCGATCCACGCGACGTGGAAACCGGTGCAGGGCCGGTTCAAGGACTACATCGCCATGCCCAAGTTCAACCTCTACCAGTCGTTGCACACGACGGTCGTCGGTCCGCAGGGCAAGCCGCTCGAGGTGCAGATCCGCACCAGGGAGATGCACAGCCGGGCCGAGTACGGGGTGGCGGCTCACTGGAACTACAAGGACAACCACGCCTCGACCGCGGACCTGGCCTGGCTGAACCGGATCGTCGACTGGCAGCGCGAAACCGAAGATCCGGGCGAGTTCATGGCCAACCTGAAGGTCGACCTCGAGCAGGACGAGGTGTTCGTCTTCACCCCGAAGGGCCGGGTGATCACGCTGCCCAAGGGGGCCACCCCGGTGGATTTCGCGTACGCCATCCACACCGAGGTCGGTCACAGTTGCATCGGCGCCCGCGTCAACGGCCGGCTCTCACCCCTCGACTCGGAGCTGCAGTCCGGCGACACGGTGGAGATCTTCACCTCCAAGGTCGAGGGTGCAGGCCCGTCGCGCGACTGGCTGAAGTTCGTCGCCACCCACCGGGCGGCGAACAAGATCCGCCAGTGGTACTCGCGTGAGCGCCGCGAGGATGCCATCGAGAGCGGCCACGAGGATCTGATCCGCGCCATGCGCCGGGAGGGGCTGCCGGTGCAGAAGATCCTCCAGTCCAGGGTGCTCGACGAGGTGGCTGCCTCGTTGAACTACGCGGATCTCTCCGCGCTGAAGGCCGCCATCGGCGAGAACCACGTCTCGGCCAAGTCGGTGGCCGAGCGGGTGCGGAGGCTCCTACAGGATGTCGACCCGACCCGCGAGGAGCAGCTGCCGGTCACCGTGCGCGAGTCTCGGCGGCGACGCAGCACCGGAGTTCGTTCGGGCGTGCACGTGGAGGGCCTCGACGACCTCATGGTAAGGCTGTCGCGCTGCTGTACACCTGTGCCGGGCGACGAGATCATGGGGTTCGTCACCCGCGGTCGGGGCGTGTCGGTGCACCGCACCGACTGTGCCAACGCCATCTCGCTCTCGATGGGCCAGGCGGACCGACTGATCGACGTCGAGTGGGACAACGAGACGGCAGGCACGTTCGTGGCTTCGATCGAGGTGAAGGCGCTCGATCGCTCTCGGCTGCTCCGGGACGTGAGCGCCGCGCTGGCCGACCACCACGTGAACATCATCGCCTGCAACACGGTCACCGGCTCGGACCGCATCTCGAAGATGCGGTTCGACTTCGAGCTGGCCGACCCGTCGCACCTCGACTCGTTGATCAGCTCGATCAAGCAGATCGACAGCATCTACGACGCCTACCGCGTGCTGCCCGGCAAGGGCGCGTAGCGCACGAGCCGGCACCGGTCACCGGAGAGGGCTACCGTGACCCCATGTGCTGCGTCGTGCTCGTGCTGCTCGCGGGCGCGCCGCGGATCGGCCTGTTCCTGCTCTGGCTGTTCACCGACCGCCTGGCGCTCGCGTTCGACAGCTGGGTACTACCCGTCCTGGGCTTCTTCCTGCTGCCGTGGACTACGGCGTTCTACGTCTTGGCCTACGCCCCGTTGCGGGGCGTTGAGGGCATCGGGTGGCTGTTCGTGCTCTTCGGGTTCCTGCTCGACATCGGCTCGTACTCCGGAGGTGCCCGCAGCCGGCAGGAACGGGTGTGACCGCGACGGGTTTCGGGGTGTTGGGCGGCCGTCGGTAACCTGCCCGGGTGACCGAGAGCGCGAGCGGTGAGACCGAGCAGGCAGCCCTTCACGGCAGCCCGTTCAAGGCGCCCACCGGCACTCGCGACGTCCTCCCGCCGGAGTCGGGGCGGTGGGTGGCGTTCGTGTCCCTGTTCGCCGAGCACGCGACTCGCGCCGGCTACGGCCTCATCCACAGCCCGATGTTCGAGGAGATCGGCGTCTTCCGGCGGATGGGTGAGGGCACTGACGTGGTCCGCAAGGAGATGTACGACTTCCTCGACAAGGGCAACCGGCACCTGGCCCTCCGGCCCGAGGGCACGGCATCGGTGGTGCGGGCGTTCGTGCAGCACCGCCCACCCACACCGTGGAAGACCTGGTATGCGACGCCCAGCTTCCGCTACGAGCGCCCCCAGGCCGGCCGGTATCGCCAGCATCACCAGGTGGGCGTCGAGGCGATCGGCTCGGCCGATCCCGATCTCGACGTGGAGGTCATCGCGCTGCTGTCGGACTTCTACGTCGCGCTGGGCCTGCGGCAGGTGGAGCTGGTCATCAACTCGATGGGGACGCCCGCCGACCGCCGGGCGTACGTCGAGCGGCTCCGCAGCTTCCTCGTGGACCGGCTCGGCGAGCTGGCCCCGGAGGATCGGGAGAAGGTCGAGGCCCATCCGATGCGGGTGCTCGACAGCAAGCGGGCTCAGACCGTGGCTGCGGTAGCCGACGCGCCGAGCATCCTCGACGGCCTCTCGGACGAGGCGGTCGCCCACTTCGACCGGGTCCGGTCCGGCCTCGACAGCATCGGGATCGGGTACCGGGTCGAGCCCCGACTCGTACGGGGACTCGACTACTACACCCACACCACCTTCGAGTTTCGCAGCGGCGCGCTCGACGCGGCGCAGAACACCATCGGCGGTGGCGGCCGCTACGACGGGTTGGTGGAGGCACTGGGAGGCCCACCCACGCCGGGTATCGGGTTCGGGTCGGGCATCGAGCGGGTGTTGCTGACCTGCGACGCGGAGGGCGTCTTCGACGTGCCCCCCGCCGGGATCGACGTGTTCGTGGTCGACGTGGCCGGTGGCGAGCACGCCCGGGCCATCACCCTTGAGTTGCGCCGCGCCGGCATCCGCGCCGACCGGGGCTTCGATCGCCGCTCGATGAAGTCACAGATGAAATCTGCCGACCGCTCGGGTGCGGTCTGGGCGGTCATCATCGGCGACGATGAGGCAGCCACCGGCACGGTGATCCTACGAGACCTCCGCGGCGAGCACGGTCAGGAGCGGTTGGCCCGCACCGAGCTGCTCGATCGCCTCCACAAGCTGCTCTGAGCCTCGACGACCGAAGCGGGAGAGATCGGTGACCCACGTCGATTCCATGCGGACGGACTACTGCGGCCAGCTCGGGCCGGCCGATGTGGGGCGGGCTGTCGCGGTCTGCGGCTGGGTAGCCCGCCGGCGGGAACACGGCGAGCATCTGGCCTTCGTGGACCTGCGGGACCACACCGGTGTCGTACAGTGTGTCGTCGACGGGGCCCACGACCTGCGATCGGAGTACGTCGTGCGGGTGACCGGGCTGGTGCGGTCCCGTCCCGAGGGCACCGAGAACGCCAACCTGGCCACGGGCGCGATCGAGATCGGCGACTGCCACGTGGAGGTGCTCAACCCGGCGGAGCCGCCGCCGTTCCCGCTCGACGAGCGGGGTGAGGTCGACGAGGTCCTGCGCCTACGGCACCGGTACCTCGACCTGCGTACCGACCGCATGCAGCGCAACCTGCGGATCCGGGCCCGGGTCAACAGTGCGCTGCGCCAGGCCATGGAACGGCAGGGTTTCGTGGAGATCGAGACCCCGATGCTCATCGCCTCCACGCCGGAGGGGGCACGGGACTTCGTCGTGCCTTCACGGCTCTCCCCGGGCAGCTTCTACGCCCTCCCGCAGAGCCCCCAGCTGTTCAAGCAGCTCTGCATGGTCGGGGGGGTGGACCGCTACTACCAGATCGCCCGCTGCCTGCGCGACGAGGATCTCCGGGCTGACCGGCAGTTCGAGTTCATGCAGCTCGATGCCGAGGCCAGCTTCGTCTCCCAGGAGGAGGTCCTCGAGTTCATCTCCGAGGCGGTGTCCGAGGCAGTGGAAGCGGTCACCGGGACCCGCCCCGCGCCCTTCCCGCGCATCAGCTGGCACGAGGCGATGGAGCGGTTCGGTTCCGACAAGCCCGACGTGCGCTTCGGCATGGAGCTGGTCGAGCTCACCGAGGTCTTCGCCGGCACGGCGTTCAACGCCTTCCGAGCCGACTGCGTGAAGGGCATTCGGGTCGAGGGTGGCGCGTCGCGGACCCGTAAGCAGCTCGACGAGTTGACTGAGCAGGCCAAGCGCTGGGGAGCGAAGGGCCTGGTGTGGATGAAGGTCGAGGACGACCGTTCGCTCACCTCGCCCGTGGCCAAGTTCCTGAGCGAGGCTGAGCTGCAAGCGCTCGTAGAGCGCTTCGACCCCTCACCCGGGGACCTGCTCCTGCTGGTCGCCGACGAGCGGGCGGCGGTCCAGCGCGTCCTCGGCCTGCTCCGGCTCGAGCTCGGCCGTCCACCCGTGGACGAGGGCGGCCTCAACTTCCTGTGGGTGGTCGACTTCCCGCTGTTCGAAGGCCTCGACGAGCACGGCAGGCCGATCCCCGCTCACCATCCCTTCACCATGCCGCATCCGGACGACCTGGCTTTGCTGGACGAGGACGACCCGGCCCGGCTGCTCGCGGTGCGGTCCCAGGCGTACGACCTGGTGCTCAACGGATGGGAGCTCGGCTCGGGCAGCGTCCGGATCCACCGTGCGGACGTGCAGCGCACGGTCTTCTCCCTCCTCGGCATCGACGACGCCGAGGCCACCCGGCGATTCGGGTTCTTGCTGGACGCGTTCCGATTCGGCGCTCCGCCCCATGCCGGGTTCGCCTTCGGCATCGACCGGCTGGTAGCGCTGCTCGCCGGCGAGGAGAACATCCGGGAGGTGATCGCCTTCCCCAAGACCCAGTCGGGAGTCGACCCCCTCACCGGTGCGCCATCGGCGATCGACCCGGCGCAGCTCGAGGAGCTGGGTCTGCGGCTGCTGCCCCGGAAGGTGACCTGAGCTTCTCAGGTGGCGAGGGTCACGACCACGCTCCCCGCGGGCGCGGTCGGGAAGGCGCTGAGGTCGGTGTGAATGGTCACGGTGACCGCGGCGCCGGGTTTGGTGGCCACAGCCTGGTTGTCGGCGACGGAGCGGAGGCTGAAGCCCAGTCGTTCCAGCTCGTCCGCCAGCGCGCCGCCCACTCGCTCCGCGGTGGCGGTGGTGGTGGAGAAAACGACCCGGTGAGGGTCGACCGCTGGCGATGAGCCGACGAGGGGAGCCAGGTCGCAGGGCATCTGGATGCCCCGCACGGCTTCCGCGACCGTGATCGAGGCGCCCGTGGCTGCTGCGGGCTCGTCGACGGTGGCATCGGTCGAGGGTGCGAAGAGTCCGCTCCGGCCGGTCGAGGGAGCCCGCCCTAGGACCCCCGCAGTCCCGGGCTCGGGGCTCGAGGCGGCGGGGCCCGGGCCTGGAGCAGCGGGAGCGGGCGGGACCAGCTTCCCGCCGCCCGGCTCGGGCCCTGCGGCCCGGTCGTCGGTGACCGGTGAGGAGGAGATGAGCGGCGGCAGTGTGGAACCGGGCTCGAGTGGCGCTCCGGGAGCGGGTGTGGCGACCGGGGTCGCAGGGCGCTCGGCGGCGGGCTTGCCCCCGGTGAGGCGGCGGAAGATGCGGTAGGCATAGACCGTCAGCGAGGTGAGCAGCCACAGCCAGAAGACCACGACGAGGACCTCTCGCACCCGCTGATGCTCCCACAGGCGGGGCTAGCCTCGCAGCGATGCCGAAGCCGGCCCGTGGGGGAGCCGACGACTTGTTCGCTGCCGCAGCCGAGGATCAGCTCGCCCGCCAGGCGCCGCTGGCGGCCAGGCTCCGCCCGGCGACCCTCGACGAGGTGGTGGGTCAGGAGCACCTGCTCGGCGCGGGCAAGCCGCTCCGCACCCTGGTGGAGGCTGACCGGCTGTCCTCGGTGATCCTGTGG is part of the Rhabdothermincola sediminis genome and harbors:
- the secD gene encoding protein translocase subunit SecD, which codes for MRRRRGLASLIVFVAVALGALGYTLAVGNSPLLGLDLQGGVSVVLQPKEQVDSDALDQTIKVIRQRVDALGVAEPEITRQGNTVLVQIPGVKDKDRAIELVGQTAELRFRPVLAQYAPTPPASEDGGTVPSDSTVPTDSTTTTPADPGSAGQQGDGSSGSSDQPATTDSSVSAPAPSSTEAGLGVRGAAPGEQAFGRQPGDGLTDTGVPTDSSPSTVVGDGAVATDGSGTVSTGEAGATSAPGLPSLPPDVCRTGVPSDQDLPDQQVVLPQCDPRTGELVAVYLLGPTLLTGDALETARATLSSQGKWVVNPVFKPGADGIDKFNAAASQCYSGGTTCPAQGGGKGRLAIVLDGRVVSAPSINEPSFSRDQIEISGDFNERTARDLATVLKYGALPVELERQQVQIVSATLGRDALTAGLWAGLVGFALVTLYMVASYRLLGVLAIVKLSLEAALLWSIISYLGENNGLALTLAGVTGLIVSIGISVDSNVVYYEHMKEDVRHGRTVRSATDKSFVSAWSTIVKADVSSLIAAGLLWWLTVGPVRGFAFYLGLSTLLDLIASYFYMRPAVGYVTRSGVAARKPRWFGLPAPEAEPGATPAVPPREKATVGT
- the secF gene encoding protein translocase subunit SecF, translating into MSGAGGGLARLMRGETQIDFRRWWARGLVFSAVLLVASLGSLLTRGLNLGIDFKGGVSFELPAPGVSVAAARDALDGVGQAGAKIQVVGDGTLRVQGPTESPEKSAETRQVLADLAGVNPSEVNVSEVGPSWGDEITRSAMRALVIFLVAILVYLSLRLEWPMALGALAAVTHDVLVSVGVYSIFQFELTPATVIAFLTILGYSIYDTIVVFDKVKENEGRVGLSGRMTYTEMVSLSMNQVMPRSLNTTITSIMPVISILVVGAWWLGAVTLQEFGLALFVGLLAGAYSSIFVAAPTLVAIKERQQRYRSIRERVLASRASSRSPVEGEPPAAPEAASTATRAPSSPGRPAGASAVTYSGAIPPRPRKKGKRR
- a CDS encoding RelA/SpoT family protein, whose protein sequence is MATVDRVLPWRRHSAPPSEEVAPLVAAYREHHPRASTATIARAYEAAAAAHRGQTRKSGEPYVTHPVAVAKIVAELGLDDVTIAAALLHDAVEDTGMTLAAIESDFGEEVAAIVDGVTKLDRIKFDSKEAQQAATMRKMLVAMAKDLRVLIIKLADRLHNMRTIAAMPAWKQERTAQETLDIYAPLAHRLGMQDMKQQLEDLAFAALHPKRYAEIDHMVATRTPEREIYLFQVVDEVRERLKELRITAEVTGRPKHYWSIYEKMVVKGKEFDDIFDLVGIRVLVDTVKDCYAALGSIHATWKPVQGRFKDYIAMPKFNLYQSLHTTVVGPQGKPLEVQIRTREMHSRAEYGVAAHWNYKDNHASTADLAWLNRIVDWQRETEDPGEFMANLKVDLEQDEVFVFTPKGRVITLPKGATPVDFAYAIHTEVGHSCIGARVNGRLSPLDSELQSGDTVEIFTSKVEGAGPSRDWLKFVATHRAANKIRQWYSRERREDAIESGHEDLIRAMRREGLPVQKILQSRVLDEVAASLNYADLSALKAAIGENHVSAKSVAERVRRLLQDVDPTREEQLPVTVRESRRRRSTGVRSGVHVEGLDDLMVRLSRCCTPVPGDEIMGFVTRGRGVSVHRTDCANAISLSMGQADRLIDVEWDNETAGTFVASIEVKALDRSRLLRDVSAALADHHVNIIACNTVTGSDRISKMRFDFELADPSHLDSLISSIKQIDSIYDAYRVLPGKGA
- the hisS gene encoding histidine--tRNA ligase, coding for MTESASGETEQAALHGSPFKAPTGTRDVLPPESGRWVAFVSLFAEHATRAGYGLIHSPMFEEIGVFRRMGEGTDVVRKEMYDFLDKGNRHLALRPEGTASVVRAFVQHRPPTPWKTWYATPSFRYERPQAGRYRQHHQVGVEAIGSADPDLDVEVIALLSDFYVALGLRQVELVINSMGTPADRRAYVERLRSFLVDRLGELAPEDREKVEAHPMRVLDSKRAQTVAAVADAPSILDGLSDEAVAHFDRVRSGLDSIGIGYRVEPRLVRGLDYYTHTTFEFRSGALDAAQNTIGGGGRYDGLVEALGGPPTPGIGFGSGIERVLLTCDAEGVFDVPPAGIDVFVVDVAGGEHARAITLELRRAGIRADRGFDRRSMKSQMKSADRSGAVWAVIIGDDEAATGTVILRDLRGEHGQERLARTELLDRLHKLL
- the aspS gene encoding aspartate--tRNA ligase, whose protein sequence is MRTDYCGQLGPADVGRAVAVCGWVARRREHGEHLAFVDLRDHTGVVQCVVDGAHDLRSEYVVRVTGLVRSRPEGTENANLATGAIEIGDCHVEVLNPAEPPPFPLDERGEVDEVLRLRHRYLDLRTDRMQRNLRIRARVNSALRQAMERQGFVEIETPMLIASTPEGARDFVVPSRLSPGSFYALPQSPQLFKQLCMVGGVDRYYQIARCLRDEDLRADRQFEFMQLDAEASFVSQEEVLEFISEAVSEAVEAVTGTRPAPFPRISWHEAMERFGSDKPDVRFGMELVELTEVFAGTAFNAFRADCVKGIRVEGGASRTRKQLDELTEQAKRWGAKGLVWMKVEDDRSLTSPVAKFLSEAELQALVERFDPSPGDLLLLVADERAAVQRVLGLLRLELGRPPVDEGGLNFLWVVDFPLFEGLDEHGRPIPAHHPFTMPHPDDLALLDEDDPARLLAVRSQAYDLVLNGWELGSGSVRIHRADVQRTVFSLLGIDDAEATRRFGFLLDAFRFGAPPHAGFAFGIDRLVALLAGEENIREVIAFPKTQSGVDPLTGAPSAIDPAQLEELGLRLLPRKVT